GCGTCGACGAGATCCTGGTCATGCGGCACGGGCGGGCCGTCGAACACGGGCCGGTCGACGCCGTGCTCGGGGCGCCGACCGAGACGTACACCCGCGACCTGCTCGGCGCGGTCCCGCGCGTGGACGCCCCGCGCGCCCGCTCAGCGGCGTCCTCGGCGCCCGCGGAGGTCGTCCTGGAGGCGACGGGCCTGCGGCGTGAATTCGGGCGCGGGAAGCGGGCGTTCGCGGCCGTGGACGACGTGTCGCTGACGATCCACCGGGGCGAGACCCTCGGCATCGTGGGCGAGAGCGGCAGCGGCAAGACGACGCTGGGCCGGATGCTGGTCGGGCTCCTGGAGCCGACGGCCGGCGAGATCAAGCCCGGCGGCGGGGTACGCCCCGACGTCCAGATGGTGTTCCAGGACCCCGTCTCCTCCCTCAACCCCCGGCGCAGCGTGGGCGAGTCGATCGCCGACCCGCTCCGCGCGCGTGGCGAACGCGACGAGGAGAGCATCCGGGGGCGCGTACGCGAACTCCTGGAGCGCGTGGGGCTCGAAGGGGCGCACTACGACCGCTACCCGCACGAGTTCAGTGGCGGTCAGCGTCAGCGCGTGGGCATCGCCCGGGCGCTCGCGGCCGACCCGCGCGTGATCGTGTGCGACGAGCCGGTCTCCGCGCTCGACGTCACCACACAGGCCCAGGTCGTCGCCCTGCTCGGCGAACTCCAGCGCGAACTCGGCCTCGCGCTCGTGTTCGTCGCCCACGACCTCGCCGTCGTGCGCCAGGTCAGCGACCGGGTCGCGGTGATGCGACGCGGGAGGATCGTTGAACAAGGCCCCGCCGACGAGGTCTACGACGCCCCCCAGGACCCGTACACGAGGCAGCTCCTTGCCGCCGTACCGGCACTGGATCCCCAGGTCGCGGCCCGACGCAGGGCGGCCAGACGGGAGTTGGCGACGACGTGACGGTGCCGTCGCGACGACGAGGCGGTGCCGTCCCGACGACGGGACTGTGCCGTCCCCGAGACGTGACGGGCTCGTCGCTACGGCACCGTAGCGACGGCCCGACAGCGGTCTGACGTTCCGTGCGCGATTGATCTCTTAGCGCGACCGAACGCGAACCGCACAGGAAAGTTACGCCCGTTCACCCCTTTTGGTGGCGCGATGGACAACCGTCCGTCGCGCCACCGCCTTGTCCGCATACGTTCGTCCCGCTGCGAGCCGCCGGGTCAACGGCGGCTCCCCATATGGGAGATCGGGG
The nucleotide sequence above comes from Streptomyces sp. N50. Encoded proteins:
- a CDS encoding ABC transporter ATP-binding protein, which produces MSSGTDMSSVDALADVLVEVTDLTVGFGSLRAVDGLSFRLEKGAALGLVGESGSGKSTVASALLGLHRGTGADVGGSVRVAGIDVQEASDADLRRLRGGKAAMVFQDPLSSLDPYYAIGDQIAEVYRVHTRVSRRAARARAVDVLDRVGIPDAVRRSRSRPHEFSGGMRQRALIAMALACEPDLLIADEPTTALDVTVQAQILDLLHTLREETGLGLLLVTHDVGVAAESVDEILVMRHGRAVEHGPVDAVLGAPTETYTRDLLGAVPRVDAPRARSAASSAPAEVVLEATGLRREFGRGKRAFAAVDDVSLTIHRGETLGIVGESGSGKTTLGRMLVGLLEPTAGEIKPGGGVRPDVQMVFQDPVSSLNPRRSVGESIADPLRARGERDEESIRGRVRELLERVGLEGAHYDRYPHEFSGGQRQRVGIARALAADPRVIVCDEPVSALDVTTQAQVVALLGELQRELGLALVFVAHDLAVVRQVSDRVAVMRRGRIVEQGPADEVYDAPQDPYTRQLLAAVPALDPQVAARRRAARRELATT